The genomic DNA ATGCGGCGCCTGGAACAACTGGTGCGCCAGCAGACCATGACCATCGCTGAGCTGCAGGCCAGGCCACAAGCCAGTGCAAGCGGTGCAACGTTGCCTGCGGTGGCTGAAGCACCGGGCATGCCGGCTGAGCTCTATCTGGAGTTCGAAGCCAACTTCCGCGGCTCGCCGGAAATGATCCGCGAACGGCTCAAGCACAACCTCAGTTACTTCCCGGTCGACCCGCAATGGCTAACGCACCCTGTGCTGGACCTCGGTTGCGGGCGCGGTGAATGGCTGCAACTGCTCAAAGAGCAGGGCATCCCTGCGATCGGCGTCGATTCCAACAGCGCCATGATCGACAGCTGCAAGCAGGCCGGCCTTGAGGTTTACATGGGCGATGCCCTGGATTATCTGGCTGCCATGCCAGCCCACAGTTTGTCGGGGCTGACAGCTTTCCACATCATCGAGCACTTGCCGCTTGACGTTTTCATCCGCCTGATCGATGAAGCACTTCGGGTTGTGCGCCCGGGTGGCGCGGTACTCTTCGAAACCCCGAACCCAGAAAACCTGATCACCGGGGCCTGCAACTTCTATGTCGACCCAACGCACCGCAACCCGTTGCCGCCGGCGCTGGTGGCGTTTCTGCTGAAGGCCCGTGGTTTTGAGCGCGTTGAAATCGACCGCCGACACCCAGCCGACCCCGCGCTCCTGCTCAAGGGGAGTGACGAAGCCATCACAGGCCCGCTCAACGGCTTGCTGTTCGGGCCGCAGGATTACGCAGCCATTGGTTATGCGCCTTGATAGGGCTGGAGTGCTCCCATGCATCTGATCATTTGTAACGAGCGCCTGCTGTTCCGGTTCGGCGTCGACCGTGTATTGCTATTGCTGGCTCAAGGGCTCAAGGCCGCAGGCTGGCACATTACCTTCGTGGCCCAGCGCGCCAACCATGACGTGCTGCGCCGCATCACCGACGACATCCACACGCCGCCTGAGCATCTGGGCCCGTATACAGAGCTCGACCAAGTAACTGCCCAGTGGATGCGCGACAA from Pseudomonas putida includes the following:
- a CDS encoding class I SAM-dependent methyltransferase; amino-acid sequence: MTIDLKKLQKTIQAEVNRREYERVTASAGSANLPSDVPTDIVRSFELIDLEGVLPARPQAPVEPEVAATAPANDEAPQAQTPPPSLYRKLRALPVVGRYFGHPRVMNFLTRARQRPGGATLKNLFITLARAVVVRIPGALRLMHVLAVTRHLPERLNALEWHIADGSTRLRNVGVQVQDQTNQSLYTYGLAIQQNEQYLIERMRRLEQLVRQQTMTIAELQARPQASASGATLPAVAEAPGMPAELYLEFEANFRGSPEMIRERLKHNLSYFPVDPQWLTHPVLDLGCGRGEWLQLLKEQGIPAIGVDSNSAMIDSCKQAGLEVYMGDALDYLAAMPAHSLSGLTAFHIIEHLPLDVFIRLIDEALRVVRPGGAVLFETPNPENLITGACNFYVDPTHRNPLPPALVAFLLKARGFERVEIDRRHPADPALLLKGSDEAITGPLNGLLFGPQDYAAIGYAP